One part of the Phoenix dactylifera cultivar Barhee BC4 chromosome 4, palm_55x_up_171113_PBpolish2nd_filt_p, whole genome shotgun sequence genome encodes these proteins:
- the LOC120110618 gene encoding uncharacterized protein LOC120110618, which yields MAQAAEVCLVTPSTSSELARDIWGTFSAVSAPRYASLFWVPLPPDFLKMNFDGGMAMDRASGEIGFVIRDQHGRLIAAGGRSTLGLIVIGAELRAAWEGIRYVRCVLGVDRLCIKGDSATVIDWIRGVDRYGDSHPLIRDTRKLVQEMLAVQIGHVYREVNRAADWVASYVARHAGDIIWTSLAGVPHLLLCLLSSDLAGCTSF from the coding sequence ATGGCCCAGGCAGCGGAGGTCTGTTTGGTGACTCCATCGACGTCATCTGAGttggctagggacatctggggtacctTTTCCGCTGTTTCAGCGCCTAGGTATGCTTCTCTTTTCTGGGTACCCCTACCCCCTGATTTTCTtaagatgaattttgatggtggTATGGCGATGGATAGAGCTTCTGGAGAAATTGGCTTTGTTATTAGGGACCAGCATGGCAGATTGATTGCAGCTGGTGGTCGGAGCACTCTAGGCTTGATTGTCATTGGGGCGGAGCTACGAGCTGCCTGGGAGGGTATCCGGTATGTGAGATGTGTGCTGGGTGTTGATAGATTGTGCATTAAGGGCGACTCTGCCacggtgattgactggatacgGGGGGTGGATAGATATGGTGACAGCCACCCATTGATTCGAGATACCCGCAAACTGGTTCAGGAGATGCTAGCTGTCCAGATTGGTCATGTGTATCGTGAGGTGAACAGAGCTGCGGACTGGGTAGCCTCATATGTGGCTCGTCACGCTGGGGACATCATCTGGACAAGTCTAGCTGGTGTTCCCCATTTGTTGCTCTGTTTACTTTCTTCTGATTTAGCAGGATgtacttctttttga